A window from Mytilus galloprovincialis chromosome 8, xbMytGall1.hap1.1, whole genome shotgun sequence encodes these proteins:
- the LOC143041846 gene encoding post-GPI attachment to proteins factor 2-like, whose amino-acid sequence MTLMKELQVQDNILLQINFLKYAIVTVSLPAISLLWCFVTGIIFQFDQVNETVCKAQNVVPSISAVTGITPGAYVWRICIAIHCTPRFAVGFLHYNHYKKRAEFISEKYKGLYLKLISLNFWIYQIENSCLVAVTYISNKENYPVHEKIFVVFMISCCCYMLLNTIIFRWSRSSPMTERELFSYKIKKYMWLLIMVSTAGLIYSFILHRFYCVPFAFSFFSACEYFIAYSNMAYHVSAYLEFSDLSVVYGHLHTVPVPNNTNGTSIGNGETMSPRRLRSRKKGEKVH is encoded by the exons ATGACGCTGATGAAAGAGTTGCAAGTTCAGGACAATATTCTTTTGCAAATTAATTTCCTCAAATATGCTATAGTGACAGTTTCATTGCCTGCTATTTCTTTGCTTTGGTGCTTCGTAACGGGAATTATTTTCCAGTTCGACCAAGTGAATGAAACAGTTTGTAAG GCTCAAAATGTTGTTCCATCTATCAGCGCTGTAACCGGTATCACACCTGGAGCCTATGTATGGCGTATATGTATAGCTATACACTGTACACCAAGATTTGCAGTTGGATTTCTCCATTACAATCATTATAAAAAGAGAGCTGAATTTATAAGTGAAAAATATAAAGGGCTGTATTTGAAGCTTATTAGCCTTAATTTCTGGATTTACCAAATAGAAAATTCATGTTTGGTAGCTGTCACCTATATTTCCAATAAGGAAAATTATC CTGTTCACGAGAAGATATTTGTAGTGTTTATGATCAGCTGTTGTTGTTACATGTTATTGAACACAATAATCTTCAGATGGTCAAGGTCTAGTCCAATGACAGAGAGG GAACTATTCTCCTACAAGATAAAGAAATACATGTGGTTGTTGATTATGGTATCTACAGCtggtttgatatatagttttatacTACACAGATTCTATTGTGTACCGTTTG cCTTTAGTTTTTTCTCAGCTTGTGAGTACTTTATAGCATATTCCAACATGGCATACCATGTCAGCGCTTATTTAGAATTCTCTGACTTGAGTGTAGTTTATGGCCATCTACATACAGTTCCAGTTCCGAATAATACAAATGGTACTTCTATAGGAAATGGAGAAACAATGTCACCAAGACGTTTACGTTCCAGGAAAAAAGGAGAAAAAGTCCATTGA
- the LOC143041847 gene encoding autophagy-related protein 13-like: MSGSKLSNQDRKDLEKFTKFLIYKSLQIIVQSRLGEKISTKSKLSATGADWFNLAIKDISEVHNEAKKTLAGQKTLLGQSVCVEISLKTADGDTMILETWFISLNHDSCDPNVKVSYAVYNRMSIALKSLLSVSRVTPAYKLSRQQGADDFVICYKIYNGEPQFFMLGDDYKTAKVGSVPTPVGTININLAYRTKLLITPQKTMKEIPFEVKDDHFKKDNVSPKRPTTPKPCSLGYKRNESVADELCQGSDETQDFTFTNSPGDNILKNSQIPRSQPIGINNTSPRNHHDSKAHSNPEKQTSFTSYQKIGAFADNKIHRDSKSDIEDIPFLNLIQDDIKIDDKTVLNVKELSKSSKSRNDSCDSDRRESSSHASGDGEKLHESVLSNHSSISQELPPDDFVMVELKTPFAGADPNTDLGKFYRDFSLAPSLNMFTEEPTVGETLEQITDQLSMFESNVYEFDSFIGEVVESSPE, encoded by the exons ATGTCAGGGTCAAAGTTAAGTAATCAAGATAGGAAAGACTTGGAAAAATTTACAAAGTTTCTCATCTACAAGAGCTTGCAGATCATAGTTCAGTCAAGACTTGGAGAAAAAATATCAACTAAATCTAAGCTTAGTGCCACAGGAGCAGATTGG ttcaaTTTGGCAATAAAAGACATCTCAGAAGTTCACAATGAGGCAAAGAAAACACTGGCTGGACAGAAAACTCTACTGGGACAAAGTGTATGTGTTGAAATATCTTTAAAGACAGCTGACGGAGATACAATGATTCTAGAAACATGGTTCATCAGTCTTAATCACGATAGCTGTGATCCAAATGTCAAAGTCTCATATGCTGTGTACAACAGGATGAGTATTGCACTCAAATCTTTGTTAAGTGTATCACGTGTGACACCGGCCTACAAATTATCAAGACAGCAAGGGGCTGACGATTTTGTGATCTGCTACAAGATTTATAATGGAGAACCTCAATTTTTCATGCTTGGAGATGATTACAAGACAGCAAAGGTTGGATCTGTCCCTACACCAGTTGGAACCATCAATATCAATTTAGCATATAGAACAAAACTGTTAATCACACCCCAGAAAACTATGAAAGAAATACCTTTTGAAGTaaaagatgaccattttaaaaaAGACAATGTTAGTCCTAAGAGACCAACAACCCCCAAACCTTGTTCCTTGGGATATAAAAGAAA TGAGAGTGTAGCAGATGAGTTATGTCAGGGGTCTGATGAGACACAGGATTTCACATTTACAAACAGTCCAGGGGATAATATTCTAAAAAACAGTCAAATCCCACGATCACAGCCGATCGGGATAAACAACACATCCCCGCGTAACCATCATGATTCAAAAGCACACAG caATCCAGAAAAACAGACAAGTTTTACAAGCTACCAGAAAATAGGAGCATTTGCTGACAACAAAATTCATCGGGACAGTAAATCAGACATTGAAGACATTCCATTTCTTAACCTCATACAGGATGATATAAAAATAGATGACAAAACTGTACTTAATGTGAAAGAACTTTCAAAATCATCAAAATCCCGGAACGATTCATGTGATAGTGACAGGAGAGAATCATCTAGCCACGCTAGTGGTGACGGGGAAAAACTACATGAGAGTGTGTTGTCAAATCATAGTTCTATTAGTCAAGAATTACCTCCAGATGATTTTGTAATGGTGGAATTG AAAACACCATTTGCTGGTGCAGATCCTAATACAGACCTTGGAAAGTTCTACCGTGATTTTTCATTAGCTCCTAGTCTGAACATGTTCACAGAAGAACCTACAGTTGGTGAAACATTAGAACAAATTACAGACCAGTTAAGCATGTTTGAATCTAATGTATATGAGTTTGACTCATTCATTGGAGAAGTGGTTGAATCTTCACCGGAATGA